DNA from Candidatus Omnitrophota bacterium:
GCTTGACGGCGCTACATGAAAAAATGGTTTTTTCTCTATCGGGTCTATGTGAACAGCGCAGGGCTTACCATATACCAACGTATATAGTTTACCGCCTTTATTTTTTCTTACCGTGCACAGTCCACATTCACCATCTTTAAGCACGCAGCGATTGGGACAAAGATCACAACGCACCCTTCCGTCAGGCAGTTTCTGCCAGTAAACTGCTTCCTTCAAGCCAGAATCGGCATCTTCGCCTGCTCCTGCCCTGCCTGCAACCAGCATCGCAGACATGATAATCGCTATAAAGATTAACCTGTAAAATTTATTCATTGGTTTTTATTATATTGCATCAGAGCCTAACTTTCAATAAGTAAATAAACTTCGTGAAATTCCTCTATTCTTTCTTAACGCAGATTCTCGCAAATTGCACGCAGATATACGCAGATAGAGAAAACATCTGCGACCATCTGCGTTAGATTTGCGTTAATCTGCGTTAAAATTTACTTATTAAATTCCTTCTGGAAAGGGACAGTATTGCCAGACTGGCAAATTTAAGTATAATTACAACCAGGCAGGTCTTAACTAACCCTAAAACAGGCAATAATACCACCCCTCCCAGCATTCCGGCAAGCCACCCGCCAAACAGGTCAGAGCCATAGAGAAATCCGGCGCCGGATCCCGTTTCATCAGCAGCACCCAGATACATCTTATTAGCCAGGGGAAACTGGCTCCCTACCGCCAGTCCGGTCATAAAACAAAACGCGAGAAAAAAAGGTTTGCTAAATTTAGCGATCACCAGAGGAAGCACTACGGCCAAAAGTATTACCAAAAATTCCAAAATTAGAAAAACAAGGAAATTTCTCTTAATCCGGCTTAAGCTGTTGGTGATAAAAATGCTGCCCAGCGCTATGCCGGACATGAATGCGGTCAAGAGCAAGCCGATCTGGTAATAGAGACAGCCATAACGTATCTGAAATCCGAAAATCAGGATCAGGTTGATCAGCATACCGAAAAACCCGGTAGTAAAGATAGAAAAAGCCACGCTCACTTTCTTAAACCGCCGGCTGAGAGAATAGGCCAGATAGATTGCTGCCGACAGGGCCAGGATCAACGCGGATATCACTTTTAAATTTATTTTTTCCAACGCGCTAAAAACCTTTTCCATCTGCGGGGAAAACCGGGTATTCCAAAAGGAGCTATATTTGAATACTGCCAGGGGTCTGAAATCCTTATTGGTTTTACCGGTTGCGCTTTTAAGCGTATCTAAAAACCAGCCAAGCCGGCGGGCTCCGAACCTGTATCTAAGATAAGAAAGCGAAAGAAGGTTTGTTTTTAGCTTCCGGCAGCCTATCCTTTCAACAAGCAGTTCAGGCCCGGCCTTCAATATATCTTCGTTCTTAGAGGCTAAAAACAGATTATTATCCCCGGGGATAACCCGGACAAAAGGATATATTTTTTTAAGGCTGTTAAAAATACAACTGTTAACGTCTCTTAACTGCGGGTTTAAATAAGACAAAGATCCGGGGAGGGTAAACGCCAATATTCCTTTTTTTCTTAATCTTTTTTTTGTTAAAGAAAAAAACTCTTCCGTAAAAAGCTTATTTTTCTGCAGGTCGGAAGGTTCGGTTATCCCAATTAAAATCAGGTCATAGGTATCGGTGGTTTCTTCGACAAACCGCCTTCCATCTAAGTTTTTAACATTTACCCTTTGGTCAATAAGCTCTTTCTCGGTCAAAGAAACGGGATATTTTCTAATCATTTCTAAGATCAAAGGATCTAGTTCCAGATAATCGATATTTTTTATTGGATGCTTTAAAATTTCATTTATTACCCCCCCGGCCCCCGAGTTTATGATAAGTATGTTCCGGGGACGGGGATGAAAAAGCAAAGGAATGTTGCCGAATTCTTCGATAAAAGCCGCATCGGGATAAGGCACAGTGAGCACCGGAACGCCGTTAAAAAAAAACGAATGCTGGCCGCACCTCCGGGTAACTGCCACGTTGCCGTAAATGGAGTTTTGATAATCAAGTAATTGGAACTTCCTCCACTGCTTATTAATAGAAAACTGATGTATCTTTTCTGC
Protein-coding regions in this window:
- a CDS encoding spermine synthase: MRRAFISAIVISGLSAMVAQILLLRELLIVFRGNELNVGIILANWVALEAAGALFLGRIVDKIKDRLKGFIWLLLVFSISFPVVLYLCRTLKEILNITVGAELGFGWIFSLSFLILLPLSFSHGGLFTFGCRIYHSPVSQPGRSIGRVYAWETLGSIFGGLAFTCFFVRHLNSFQTVLIISLLNLFLCLILLNFKIPPDRFLKSLTAVFFIACLYLVFSPGAEKIHQFSINKQWRKFQLLDYQNSIYGNVAVTRRCGQHSFFFNGVPVLTVPYPDAAFIEEFGNIPLLFHPRPRNILIINSGAGGVINEILKHPIKNIDYLELDPLILEMIRKYPVSLTEKELIDQRVNVKNLDGRRFVEETTDTYDLILIGITEPSDLQKNKLFTEEFFSLTKKRLRKKGILAFTLPGSLSYLNPQLRDVNSCIFNSLKKIYPFVRVIPGDNNLFLASKNEDILKAGPELLVERIGCRKLKTNLLSLSYLRYRFGARRLGWFLDTLKSATGKTNKDFRPLAVFKYSSFWNTRFSPQMEKVFSALEKINLKVISALILALSAAIYLAYSLSRRFKKVSVAFSIFTTGFFGMLINLILIFGFQIRYGCLYYQIGLLLTAFMSGIALGSIFITNSLSRIKRNFLVFLILEFLVILLAVVLPLVIAKFSKPFFLAFCFMTGLAVGSQFPLANKMYLGAADETGSGAGFLYGSDLFGGWLAGMLGGVVLLPVLGLVKTCLVVIILKFASLAILSLSRRNLISKF